Proteins encoded together in one Candidatus Kaiserbacteria bacterium window:
- a CDS encoding nucleoside-diphosphate kinase (catalyzes the formation of nucleoside triphosphate from ATP and nucleoside diphosphate) has protein sequence MANKKERTLVIIKPDGVQRSLMGEIMGRYERLGLKLVAAKFMLPTPEKATEHYMVGGEEWLENVGTKAAAAYEKKGLKSPYDTPRENGMAILKSNASYLASGPVLAMVWQGAHSVEIIRKLTGSTEPRTSDVGTIRGDYMLDSYQMADTDGRSIRNLIHASGEIDEAEKEIPIWFNDDELIEYRIAQERILYDADFGGILE, from the coding sequence ATGGCAAACAAAAAAGAACGAACACTTGTTATTATAAAACCAGACGGCGTACAACGAAGCCTTATGGGGGAGATCATGGGTCGCTATGAACGACTTGGTCTTAAGTTGGTTGCAGCAAAATTTATGCTTCCTACACCTGAAAAAGCAACAGAACACTATATGGTAGGTGGTGAAGAGTGGCTTGAGAACGTTGGAACAAAAGCAGCCGCAGCGTACGAAAAGAAAGGACTAAAATCACCGTACGATACACCTCGTGAAAACGGTATGGCCATCCTTAAATCTAACGCCTCTTATCTGGCGTCAGGGCCAGTTTTAGCGATGGTATGGCAAGGAGCTCACTCTGTTGAGATAATCCGTAAATTAACTGGTAGCACAGAACCACGTACATCAGACGTTGGAACTATTCGCGGCGACTACATGCTCGACTCATATCAGATGGCGGATACCGACGGACGTTCAATCCGAAACCTTATTCACGCATCAGGAGAAATTGATGAAGCTGAAAAAGAAATTCCAATCTGGTTTAATGATGACGAACTTATCGAATATCGTATAGCACAAGAGCGAATTCTGTACGATGCAGATTTTGGTGGTATTCTTGAGTAA
- a CDS encoding TraM recognition domain-containing protein encodes MPHMEGSTPDVSSTEPVERFRTPEEELAYLRERVRIKETELEGEKSGFEKDRIAKREIIKYHDTPAEDVLHERYQTSESHILREKLRLEPEEHDVQIDELLKMVADKGIKNTLAVVSKMGSAHLEDDLHRALVQYVAEGFSTQGVRKGSEDWKALHMVLYEVSLPAQTANDKNNQNQDLEKLLASMEQFYAGMLSVMGKGKLQKKDIFSVEIAVHQGSEEAIFYVGVPRKKRDLFERHLISIFPNAQIEEVRSDYNIFSYGGVHAGAYGVLERSPVYPIKEYKEFVHDPLNIVLSAFSKLKKHGEGAAIQFIIGDDGDSYNRQYKKVVDYLRDGKEAKKAIRHGTSPFREAVDALGENLVDIAMNRSKNTINDKAVDQMTLETITKKVNSRIVPVNIRILASAQEEGRAEDIIENIASTFNQFEEAQGNAIKFIHERGAALRKFMHAFTFRTLNFKRLQPLSLTELTSMYHLTGQGVSTSRELKQTRAKHVSAPIEVSADEDDEEPVQKAPYVPTPAPVDQHKEEVVAPAPMANTQKRRGVILGKNTFGGTDTMVKFLAEDRMRHFYEIGQTGTGKTNLMKNMIIQDIKNGEGCCYIDPHGSDIVDILAAIPPERHDDVIYFDPSYTERPMGLNIMEYNPDFPEQKTFVVNEIFSIFEKLFLAKSPESLGPMFEQYFRNAALLVLEGMPAGTATMADIPRVLANDNFRHECLANSRNPLVNQFWEEIAEKAGGEASLENIVPYITAKTDIFLSNSTMRPIITQEKSSFNFREIMDGQKILLVNLSKGRLGDLNSELLGLIIVGKFLQAALSRVDAVASGSTDVKDFYLYIDEFQNFTTPSIATILSEARKYRLSLNIAHQFIAQLDEKIRDAVFGNVGTKCVFRVGNEDAEFLEKQFQPDFTAADIVGLDNFNAYVALLVDGKPVRPFNMQTLPPEPVDFDKIEHIKQLSYQRYGRESAEVEAAIAAKYAKKEAEPVNGFNPSEFL; translated from the coding sequence ATGCCGCACATGGAAGGGTCAACACCTGATGTATCCTCAACAGAACCCGTTGAGCGTTTTCGCACACCAGAGGAAGAACTTGCGTACTTACGCGAACGGGTGCGTATAAAAGAAACTGAACTTGAAGGAGAAAAGTCAGGCTTCGAGAAAGACAGAATTGCAAAAAGAGAAATTATTAAATATCACGATACCCCGGCCGAAGATGTTCTACACGAACGATACCAAACGTCAGAAAGTCATATATTACGCGAAAAACTACGTCTCGAACCCGAAGAGCATGATGTACAGATTGATGAGCTTTTGAAAATGGTGGCAGATAAGGGTATTAAAAATACTCTCGCAGTGGTAAGTAAGATGGGTAGTGCACATCTTGAAGATGATTTACATCGAGCGCTTGTTCAGTATGTTGCTGAAGGATTTTCAACACAGGGAGTACGGAAAGGCTCTGAAGACTGGAAAGCGTTACACATGGTCCTCTATGAGGTTTCGCTTCCAGCCCAAACTGCAAACGACAAAAATAATCAAAACCAAGATCTCGAAAAACTTCTTGCATCCATGGAGCAATTTTATGCTGGGATGCTGAGTGTTATGGGAAAGGGAAAACTCCAGAAAAAAGATATTTTTTCTGTTGAGATTGCAGTGCATCAAGGAAGCGAAGAGGCGATTTTTTATGTTGGGGTACCACGCAAAAAAAGAGATTTGTTTGAACGACACCTTATTTCCATATTTCCTAACGCTCAAATCGAAGAAGTGCGCAGTGATTACAATATTTTCAGTTATGGAGGAGTTCACGCTGGGGCATATGGTGTTCTCGAAAGAAGTCCGGTGTATCCAATAAAAGAATACAAAGAATTTGTGCACGATCCACTAAACATCGTACTTTCAGCATTCAGCAAGCTTAAAAAACATGGAGAAGGAGCGGCTATTCAATTTATTATTGGCGACGACGGAGATTCATATAACCGCCAATATAAAAAGGTAGTTGATTATCTTCGCGATGGAAAAGAAGCAAAAAAGGCAATACGTCATGGAACATCACCATTTCGTGAAGCAGTAGACGCGCTTGGTGAGAATCTTGTTGATATAGCGATGAATCGCTCAAAGAATACGATAAACGATAAAGCAGTTGATCAAATGACTCTCGAGACAATCACTAAGAAGGTTAATAGTCGTATTGTTCCAGTAAACATTCGTATACTTGCTTCAGCACAAGAAGAGGGTCGTGCGGAGGACATTATTGAAAACATTGCATCAACATTTAACCAATTCGAAGAAGCGCAGGGTAATGCAATCAAATTTATCCACGAACGTGGCGCAGCATTACGGAAATTCATGCACGCATTCACTTTCCGGACACTCAACTTTAAAAGACTACAGCCGCTTTCTCTTACGGAACTGACATCCATGTACCATCTTACGGGACAAGGAGTTTCAACATCGCGTGAACTTAAACAAACACGTGCAAAACATGTTTCAGCTCCTATTGAAGTATCTGCAGACGAAGACGACGAAGAGCCAGTACAAAAGGCACCTTACGTACCAACTCCTGCACCTGTTGACCAACATAAAGAAGAAGTAGTTGCCCCAGCCCCAATGGCGAATACACAAAAAAGACGTGGTGTAATACTCGGAAAGAACACGTTTGGCGGTACTGATACGATGGTCAAGTTCTTAGCGGAAGACCGTATGCGTCACTTCTACGAAATTGGACAAACGGGAACAGGTAAAACAAACCTGATGAAGAATATGATCATTCAAGATATTAAGAACGGAGAGGGGTGCTGTTACATTGATCCACATGGTTCAGATATTGTTGATATTTTGGCAGCTATTCCACCTGAAAGACACGACGATGTTATCTATTTCGACCCAAGTTACACAGAACGCCCGATGGGTCTTAACATAATGGAATATAATCCAGATTTTCCTGAGCAGAAAACGTTTGTAGTAAACGAAATATTCAGTATTTTTGAAAAACTTTTCTTGGCAAAATCACCTGAGTCGCTTGGCCCGATGTTTGAGCAGTACTTCCGTAACGCTGCACTTTTGGTGCTTGAGGGTATGCCAGCAGGTACCGCAACAATGGCTGACATACCACGTGTGCTGGCGAATGATAACTTTAGGCACGAATGTCTAGCGAATTCTCGTAATCCATTGGTGAATCAATTCTGGGAAGAAATCGCAGAAAAGGCGGGTGGGGAGGCGTCGCTTGAAAACATCGTGCCGTACATCACTGCGAAAACCGATATTTTCTTGAGCAACTCAACAATGCGACCAATTATTACACAAGAGAAATCATCATTTAATTTCAGGGAGATAATGGACGGTCAAAAGATTCTGCTCGTTAACCTGTCTAAGGGAAGATTAGGAGACTTAAACTCAGAGCTTCTTGGTCTAATTATTGTAGGTAAATTTCTACAAGCTGCACTGTCGCGCGTTGACGCTGTCGCTAGTGGTAGTACCGACGTTAAAGACTTTTACCTCTATATTGATGAGTTCCAAAACTTTACGACACCATCTATCGCGACAATCCTTTCTGAAGCACGTAAATATAGACTCTCGCTCAATATTGCTCACCAGTTTATTGCACAATTAGATGAGAAAATTAGAGATGCGGTATTCGGGAACGTCGGTACGAAGTGTGTATTCCGTGTTGGCAATGAAGACGCAGAGTTCTTAGAAAAGCAATTTCAGCCAGATTTTACTGCGGCTGATATTGTTGGACTTGATAACTTTAATGCGTATGTGGCGCTGTTAGTTGATGGTAAGCCAGTGCGTCCATTCAATATGCAAACGCTACCTCCGGAACCAGTTGACTTCGATAAAATTGAACACATCAAACAACTTTCATATCAACGTTATGGTCGTGAATCAGCAGAAGTTGAAGCAGCTATTGCTGCTAAATATGCAAAGAAAGAAGCTGAGCCAGTAAACGGATTCAACCCTTCAGAATTTCTTTAG
- the map gene encoding type I methionyl aminopeptidase, translated as MIIRTETDRDNLREGGRRLATILRKASEKAVAGVSLKDIDSYILSLIEEYGDTPSFTGYGEPPFSGVFCLSVNDGIVHGIANEYELIEGDLLKIDGGIWHEGLCTDSAITIGIGTIAKEDQELIWATKEALNAQIRVAVAGNTIGDIGHAAEEIAKKHGYGFPKELGGHGVGLQVHEPPFIANYGKKGTGEVLKAGDVLALEPMFARGSGKIRLANDGWLYEMVDGSQSAHFEHSIIVGEIEAEVLTVENE; from the coding sequence ATGATAATCCGAACGGAAACAGATCGAGATAACTTACGAGAAGGAGGGCGACGCCTTGCTACTATATTACGCAAAGCGTCAGAAAAAGCTGTAGCAGGTGTATCCTTAAAAGATATTGACTCATATATTCTCTCTCTTATAGAAGAATACGGTGACACACCGTCATTTACTGGTTACGGAGAGCCGCCATTTTCTGGCGTATTTTGTTTGTCAGTAAACGATGGGATTGTGCATGGTATTGCGAACGAATACGAACTTATTGAAGGGGATCTGCTAAAAATCGATGGAGGTATTTGGCACGAAGGATTGTGTACTGATTCAGCGATTACTATTGGAATCGGTACTATCGCAAAAGAAGATCAGGAACTTATATGGGCAACGAAAGAAGCACTTAATGCACAAATTAGAGTTGCGGTAGCAGGAAATACCATTGGAGATATCGGTCATGCCGCTGAGGAGATAGCAAAAAAGCACGGATACGGATTTCCAAAAGAGTTAGGTGGTCACGGCGTTGGCCTTCAAGTACATGAGCCTCCGTTTATTGCAAACTACGGAAAGAAGGGTACTGGCGAAGTATTAAAAGCAGGTGATGTGCTTGCACTCGAGCCGATGTTTGCCAGAGGTTCTGGAAAGATACGTCTTGCCAACGACGGATGGTTGTATGAAATGGTAGACGGTTCACAAAGTGCTCACTTTGAACATTCAATTATTGTTGGGGAAATAGAGGCAGAAGTGTTGACAGTCGAAAACGAATAA
- a CDS encoding M15 family metallopeptidase, with translation MKKHKIHILIGIIGLCTVALIVSTYGFYSVKQENKAVSAELQHAKIQIDDLAAAIEKKDEEVEVHKELLRIVRQEATDSSYDLSRMLSLIESATQTVEDIKKLEEADAELLAKYSKVFFLNEHYEPAQLAYIPSELVYSDNNQQISSDVLPFLLSMTADMKSSGLQPQIISAFRSFGYQSNLKQNHTVTYGTTVANQFVADQGYSEHQLGTTIDMVNSTIGSDMLDFDTTPEYQWMLQNAHKYGFVLSYPENNAYYEFEPWHWRFVGKELAADLYNKGTTFYNTPQRDIDAYRLTMFEN, from the coding sequence ATGAAGAAACATAAAATACACATACTGATAGGTATCATCGGGCTCTGCACGGTAGCTCTTATTGTATCTACATACGGTTTTTATAGCGTCAAACAGGAGAATAAAGCTGTTTCAGCTGAGCTGCAACATGCGAAGATACAAATAGATGATCTTGCGGCTGCAATCGAAAAGAAAGATGAAGAAGTCGAAGTTCATAAAGAGCTTTTGCGTATCGTACGGCAAGAAGCAACTGACTCGAGCTACGATCTTTCTCGAATGTTGTCACTTATAGAATCAGCAACTCAAACAGTAGAAGATATAAAAAAACTTGAGGAAGCTGACGCTGAACTCCTAGCAAAATATTCAAAAGTTTTCTTCCTTAATGAGCATTACGAACCTGCACAACTTGCGTATATCCCGAGCGAGTTAGTATACTCCGATAACAATCAGCAAATTTCTTCAGACGTTCTTCCGTTCTTACTTTCTATGACCGCAGATATGAAAAGCAGTGGGTTGCAACCACAAATTATCTCCGCTTTTCGTTCGTTTGGATACCAAAGTAACCTAAAACAGAACCACACAGTTACGTATGGTACGACGGTGGCAAATCAATTTGTTGCTGACCAAGGCTATTCTGAACATCAACTTGGTACTACTATCGATATGGTGAATTCGACAATAGGCTCAGACATGCTCGATTTCGATACTACTCCTGAGTATCAGTGGATGCTACAAAATGCACACAAGTACGGATTCGTCCTTTCATACCCTGAGAACAATGCGTATTATGAATTCGAGCCTTGGCATTGGCGATTTGTGGGTAAAGAATTAGCCGCAGACCTCTATAATAAAGGTACGACTTTTTATAATACGCCCCAAAGAGATATCGATGCGTACCGACTTACTATGTTTGAGAATTAA
- a CDS encoding guanylate kinase, translating into MYGKKQVLVIAGPTASGESTFTRELIDSFDNFTKLISATTRKPRLNEQHGVDYYFFTKEEFFKEVEAGNIIEHTHVANRDAYYGAYKPDLDAKLIKHLNVIANTDPKGAKFFKDNYGATTIFLRPKSLEVIEDRLRRRDPDITEEEVQKRVLSAKKEIEEAEGRFDHIVWNTDGEFADTIFNVVEILKQEGYSVPE; encoded by the coding sequence ATGTATGGAAAGAAACAGGTGCTTGTTATTGCAGGTCCCACGGCAAGCGGAGAGAGTACATTTACTCGCGAGCTCATAGATTCTTTTGATAATTTTACTAAGTTGATTTCAGCAACTACGCGAAAACCGCGTTTAAATGAACAACATGGTGTTGATTATTATTTCTTTACTAAAGAGGAATTCTTTAAGGAGGTTGAGGCTGGCAATATCATTGAGCACACGCATGTAGCAAACAGAGATGCCTATTACGGTGCGTATAAACCAGACCTCGACGCGAAACTCATTAAACATCTCAATGTCATAGCAAATACTGATCCGAAGGGCGCTAAATTCTTTAAAGATAATTACGGGGCTACAACAATTTTTTTACGACCAAAATCTTTAGAAGTTATTGAGGACAGGTTACGACGGCGTGATCCAGATATTACCGAAGAGGAAGTACAGAAGCGTGTTTTGAGTGCCAAAAAAGAAATAGAGGAAGCAGAGGGGCGTTTCGACCATATTGTATGGAATACAGACGGGGAGTTTGCTGACACCATATTTAATGTGGTTGAGATTTTGAAGCAAGAAGGCTATAGTGTCCCGGAATAA
- a CDS encoding uL15 family ribosomal protein → MTGLHSLTKSTSQKTKQRIGRGGKRGKTSGHGHKGQKQHGRHGIRPEMRDMIKKLPKLRGHGVNRSRTVNSSRVSNTPVNLSQLEEVFAAGDTVTPTTLVEKKVVSNRAGKAPQIKILGRGTLSKKLTIENCTASETAIKAIEAAGGSIKA, encoded by the coding sequence ATGACTGGATTACATTCACTTACAAAAAGTACAAGCCAAAAAACAAAGCAACGAATCGGTCGCGGTGGTAAACGTGGTAAAACAAGTGGTCACGGACACAAGGGGCAAAAGCAACACGGACGTCACGGTATTCGACCAGAGATGCGTGACATGATTAAGAAGCTTCCAAAGTTGCGTGGACACGGTGTAAACCGCTCTCGCACTGTAAACAGTAGTCGTGTTTCTAATACTCCTGTAAACCTTTCACAGCTTGAAGAAGTATTTGCAGCAGGCGATACAGTCACTCCAACTACTCTTGTAGAAAAGAAAGTAGTTTCAAACCGCGCTGGGAAAGCACCGCAAATAAAGATTCTTGGACGAGGAACACTTTCTAAAAAACTTACAATCGAAAACTGTACAGCTTCTGAGACAGCAATAAAGGCAATCGAAGCTGCAGGGGGGAGCATAAAAGCCTAA
- the secY gene encoding preprotein translocase subunit SecY translates to MIGVFFQKLKLIVRDESLRNRVLFMLGALILFRILATIPIPGVDIARLDQFFANNQFLGLLNIFSGGGLSNLSIVMLGVGPFITASIIMQLMTVLSPKMKAMYQEEGEAGRVKFTQFSRYLTVPLAFMQGFAFLTLLQQNGIVPPLEFAAMMTNVMVIATGSLLLMWLGELITEFGIGNGVSLIIFAGIVATLPSTVSQLIFTFDISQIPLYLGFAVAAVAVVAGVVFITEAERPIPITYARQTRGAKQSGGISTYLPLRVNQAGVIPIIFALSILLFPQVLAAFFVNSAFPIIATIATAITNGLTNQIIYGSLYFAMVFFFTYFYTAMTFDPNRIADNLQKSGAFIPGVRPGSHTSEHVGNILTRITLVGALFLGGIAVLPIVMQGITGITTLTIGGTALLIAVSVVLDIVKRVEAQVSVREY, encoded by the coding sequence ATGATTGGAGTATTTTTCCAAAAACTAAAACTTATAGTCAGAGACGAATCGCTACGGAATCGCGTTTTGTTTATGCTTGGTGCGTTGATTCTCTTTCGTATTCTTGCAACTATCCCGATTCCGGGAGTGGACATTGCACGTCTTGATCAATTTTTTGCAAACAACCAATTCCTAGGCCTATTGAACATTTTCTCAGGAGGTGGGCTTTCTAACCTTTCCATTGTAATGCTTGGTGTAGGTCCATTTATTACTGCATCAATCATAATGCAGCTTATGACTGTGCTTTCGCCAAAAATGAAGGCAATGTACCAAGAAGAAGGAGAAGCAGGGCGTGTTAAGTTTACACAGTTCTCACGATATCTCACTGTTCCTCTTGCTTTCATGCAAGGATTCGCTTTCCTTACCTTGCTCCAGCAAAACGGTATCGTACCTCCGTTGGAGTTCGCTGCGATGATGACGAACGTTATGGTTATCGCAACTGGATCACTTCTTCTTATGTGGCTCGGAGAACTTATCACCGAATTTGGTATCGGCAACGGAGTTTCATTGATTATTTTCGCGGGTATCGTTGCAACTCTACCAAGTACAGTAAGTCAACTTATTTTTACATTCGATATTTCACAAATACCATTGTACTTAGGATTTGCAGTTGCTGCTGTTGCAGTGGTTGCTGGAGTAGTATTTATTACTGAGGCAGAACGGCCAATTCCTATCACCTATGCACGGCAGACTCGTGGTGCAAAACAGTCAGGTGGTATTTCTACTTACTTACCATTACGAGTAAACCAAGCAGGTGTTATCCCAATTATTTTCGCACTTTCGATTCTTCTGTTCCCACAGGTGCTCGCGGCATTCTTTGTGAATAGCGCATTCCCAATTATTGCAACCATTGCAACAGCCATTACAAACGGACTTACAAACCAGATTATTTACGGAAGTCTGTACTTTGCTATGGTCTTCTTCTTCACCTACTTCTACACTGCAATGACATTCGACCCGAATCGAATTGCTGACAACCTTCAAAAAAGTGGCGCATTTATCCCAGGAGTTCGACCAGGAAGTCATACGTCAGAGCACGTAGGGAACATTTTGACGCGAATTACCCTTGTTGGAGCGCTCTTTCTTGGTGGTATTGCCGTACTTCCTATTGTTATGCAAGGAATCACTGGTATCACGACACTAACTATCGGTGGAACCGCACTTCTTATTGCGGTATCTGTAGTTCTTGATATCGTGAAGCGTGTTGAGGCACAGGTTTCTGTCCGCGAATACTAA
- a CDS encoding guanylate kinase, which yields MHLKNIVIISGPSGAGEDSVIEGLSEHVTVNRVITTTTRSPREGESDGEDHYFISKEDFEERIESGSMIEWAKQYNGNFYGVTKEELQRVNDLDGVGVWKIEYQGVITAKKLFPDIISIFLMAESLEVLEDRIRARSDVSEEFIAERMKYTQEWLKHADIYDYSLINKQGLLHETIQEVVDILRKEQYL from the coding sequence ATGCATCTGAAAAATATAGTAATTATTTCTGGGCCATCTGGTGCTGGCGAGGACTCTGTTATTGAAGGTCTGAGTGAGCACGTAACAGTGAATCGAGTAATAACTACTACGACACGAAGTCCAAGAGAGGGAGAGAGTGATGGCGAGGATCATTACTTTATTTCGAAAGAGGATTTTGAGGAACGTATCGAAAGTGGCTCAATGATAGAATGGGCAAAACAATACAATGGGAACTTTTATGGTGTTACAAAAGAAGAGCTGCAACGAGTAAATGATCTAGATGGAGTTGGAGTATGGAAAATTGAATATCAAGGAGTTATTACTGCAAAGAAACTTTTCCCAGACATAATATCCATATTTCTCATGGCGGAGTCACTTGAGGTGTTAGAAGACCGTATAAGGGCCCGTTCTGATGTTTCAGAAGAGTTTATAGCTGAGCGTATGAAATATACGCAAGAGTGGCTCAAACACGCTGATATATACGATTATTCACTTATTAATAAACAAGGACTGTTACACGAGACTATACAGGAGGTCGTGGACATTCTTCGTAAAGAACAGTATCTTTAA
- a CDS encoding MBL fold metallo-hydrolase, whose product MQENQSKLTFVGGAGTVTGANFLFETGKKRVLIDCGMLQGATRGMNENYEDFAYDPSTIDALFVTHAHADHIGRIPKLVRDGFRGTIYSTAATRDLAEVMFADAVRILRDEAKKRGLPQMYETQDIEQTLTLWQTRNYHESFDMGDDVAVRFLDAGHILGAAMVEFTRNGRKFVASGDLGNSPAPLLRDTEPVVGAHYILMESVYGDRVHENRDDRVSLLRDALIDTHKNNRTLLIPSFAMQRTQLLLYEINKMVEQGSVPEIPVYLDSPLASKVTDIYKKHTNLFNDTVQKEIAAGDDIFEFPRFTIVRDAKESHSLLNAPSPKVIISASGMSVGGRIIMHEKRLLTDKNTTILFVGYQGVGTLGRRIQDGEQNITIEKKKVRVRARRQTIRGFSAHKDREGLIDFVENSAETLEGVFVAMGEPKSSLFLVQRLRDFLSVPAIAPEQGDIEVLNF is encoded by the coding sequence ATGCAGGAGAATCAATCTAAACTTACATTTGTTGGTGGCGCAGGAACTGTTACAGGCGCTAACTTTTTATTTGAAACAGGAAAGAAACGCGTACTGATAGATTGCGGTATGCTTCAAGGTGCTACACGAGGAATGAACGAGAACTACGAAGATTTCGCTTACGATCCCTCAACGATAGACGCACTGTTTGTAACTCATGCACACGCCGACCACATAGGACGTATACCTAAATTAGTTCGGGACGGATTCAGAGGAACTATTTACTCAACTGCGGCAACTCGAGATCTTGCGGAGGTTATGTTCGCTGACGCTGTCCGTATTCTAAGAGATGAGGCAAAGAAAAGAGGGTTACCTCAAATGTACGAAACGCAAGACATAGAACAAACACTAACATTGTGGCAAACGCGTAACTACCACGAATCGTTCGACATGGGCGATGACGTTGCTGTACGGTTTCTAGACGCAGGGCACATATTAGGGGCTGCTATGGTCGAATTTACGCGAAATGGGAGGAAGTTTGTTGCCTCAGGTGATTTAGGTAACTCTCCTGCACCATTATTACGAGATACCGAGCCGGTTGTTGGTGCACATTATATTTTAATGGAGAGTGTTTATGGCGATCGAGTACATGAAAATAGGGATGATAGAGTGAGCTTGCTACGCGATGCTCTTATAGATACACATAAAAACAATCGTACACTACTGATACCATCTTTTGCCATGCAAAGGACGCAACTCCTTCTCTATGAAATAAATAAAATGGTAGAACAGGGCAGTGTTCCAGAGATACCAGTGTACTTAGATTCGCCACTTGCTAGTAAAGTAACTGACATATACAAGAAGCATACGAATTTGTTTAATGACACTGTCCAGAAAGAGATTGCAGCAGGTGACGATATTTTTGAATTTCCGCGTTTTACGATAGTTCGCGATGCAAAAGAATCTCATTCATTATTAAATGCACCATCACCAAAGGTTATTATCTCAGCTTCAGGTATGTCTGTTGGTGGGAGGATTATAATGCATGAAAAAAGGTTGCTCACTGATAAGAACACAACTATTCTGTTTGTTGGATACCAAGGAGTAGGTACGTTGGGGCGTCGCATTCAAGATGGAGAACAAAATATCACTATCGAAAAAAAGAAAGTTCGCGTGCGGGCACGGCGGCAAACTATCCGAGGATTTTCAGCACACAAAGACCGAGAGGGACTGATAGATTTTGTAGAAAATTCAGCTGAGACTCTTGAAGGAGTATTTGTAGCGATGGGGGAGCCTAAGTCATCACTCTTTTTAGTGCAGAGATTACGCGATTTTCTTTCAGTGCCAGCCATTGCTCCAGAACAAGGTGATATAGAAGTATTGAATTTTTAA
- a CDS encoding nucleoside monophosphate kinase: MNETKAKTVLFFGPSGAGKGTQVELLKEHLAKKSDRKIVYIEMGGLLRAMVARGDLTGKLTHEIISNGKLMPSFMPIYLLTQYLVDNFTGEEHIVADGVTRREGQAKAFDDAMAFYGREDYEVVLMELSPEVALERLLARGRNDDSEEKIQRRIDWYNKDVLPALDVMKERGRTIHRIDGAPEVEEVHKEILKALQLA, encoded by the coding sequence ATGAATGAAACAAAAGCAAAGACAGTTCTTTTTTTCGGACCTTCAGGTGCAGGAAAAGGGACACAGGTAGAACTATTAAAAGAGCATCTTGCAAAAAAGTCAGACAGAAAAATTGTGTACATTGAAATGGGAGGGCTGTTGCGTGCAATGGTTGCCCGAGGTGACCTAACTGGCAAGTTAACACATGAAATTATTTCAAACGGTAAACTCATGCCCAGTTTTATGCCGATATACTTACTAACTCAGTACCTCGTAGATAACTTTACTGGCGAAGAACATATTGTTGCAGATGGCGTTACGAGACGAGAAGGACAGGCAAAGGCGTTTGATGACGCGATGGCATTTTACGGACGTGAAGATTACGAAGTTGTTTTGATGGAACTTTCTCCTGAGGTGGCACTTGAGCGATTGCTTGCCCGCGGACGTAACGATGATTCTGAAGAAAAGATACAGCGGCGAATTGATTGGTACAATAAAGATGTACTTCCCGCACTTGATGTAATGAAAGAAAGAGGACGTACAATTCACAGAATTGACGGTGCTCCAGAAGTTGAGGAAGTACATAAAGAAATTTTAAAAGCATTACAGCTTGCATGA